cgACATCATCATATTAATAAAGTGTTGATTTAGTTATTCATCCATCAAGCGTCCTCTTTCTGGTAGCTATTGGAATAAATAGCTCAGAACTTTCGGCGCATGCTGCTGGCGGATAGAAGGTATCAGGATGTTCAATGGCAAAATAGAAATCTCTCACTGCCAAAGCTTCAATAATATCCCGGACCTTGTGTTCTTCTAGGATTTTTAGGTTTTTTGTGATTATCAGCACATTTGTTCCTGCAGGATAATGGCTCATTGCCCAGAAAAGAAGCTCCAGTAACATCATGTTCATTCGAGCAACTCTGTCCCCTGGAATAGTaagatcaacatatatatacataaaaaggaagaaaaacaaagagataGAAAGATAGTGAGAAAAGAGGGGTAAGTAAAGCGTAAAACACCTTCAAATATTTTGGAATAAATTCCGGCTTCCAAATATTGGTCAAGCAAATCTTGGGGGATGGTTATCTTTGGGCCAAAGTAACCGTTGATTCTAATCCGACCTCGATAACCTTCTTTCTCAATAGCTGTTACGATATTCTTTTTAAACAAAAGAGGATCAGGGATTGAGAAATCCTCCGCGTCGAACATAACATACGTGGAGCGCACTGCGAGTAGAAGGAATATCAAGACATacttatgaaacaaaaaaaaaaaaatttcgtgaAAACAAGAAATTTTGTCAATAATCTAACAGGTCGATCAGAAGAAATCTACTCTATGTCTAATTAATCACATGTACGAACGAAATTTTATTATGACAAATGGATCGGATGAAATCTAATCATTATATACCAGACAAACAATTTCGAGAAAGGGATCGATCTTACACATCTCTTTTCTCAGTGACTTGGGGAAAAGTCTGTCCATCGTTTCGTCGGTGCCCGTGGACATGGTTCGACTCTGCGAGCAAGAAAATAGGAGAAGCCTCTTCGTGGAAAGTTTTGCTGCCGATAAGAGACTTAGGGTTAAACCTGCCGCAACATCCTCCTATGCGTCTATCTATGTATAAAGGCCCATGTGTTTTCTATTGGGCCAGGCCCCCCAGATATCACatttgtaaaacaaattaaatggtGAAATAATCTCTTAAACACCCGGAAAAtgagtatttaaatatttaactatttgAAATGCGCAAATTTAATATCAAAGTATTGTTTGCACGATTTTATTCTCTAACTAATAGTTGATTTGGCAAATTGGTGACTGAAAAAGTCAACCATACGATACTcgttaattttatatcaatcatCTTTGCCATTAAACCTGAAAAACTCAAAATTCCCAAATTCAAACCCCAATTTTGAATGAACACGATTTTTGGCGATGGAAATGGCGATCTCCGATGATATTTGTTTCCGTGATTGGGTCGGATTTTCTCTCTTATCACCGGAAATCGTCTTTTCCATCGCTGGAAATCGTTTTCACTCAAagttagaatttaaatttatagatttcgagtttttcaagttcaataacgaggataattgatataaaattaacgAGACTAGTCATTGACTTAACCGTTGATTTTCTTAGTCACTAATTTGCCAAGCCAACTATTAGTTGGGAAATAAAATCGTGCAAGTACTAGTTCAGTATTAAACTTGCTGATTTCAAATAGTTGAGGATTAAATGCTCATAGAAGGGATCTATCCAGAGGAGAggaaagagggagagagagaggtgtgGGTCAGCCAGAATCTGATTGGTTAAGGTTAATATGTGGCCTATGATGGTAGATGAGTTGGTTAATTTAATTGGAGAAATTAATGTATTTATGAGTTGGAATgagatataataaattaatagagGGTTATATATGAAAGCATAATCATAAAAGAGTAGTGAGAATAGAGAGGGGGAAAagtgaattattttttttcagtaGGGGAAAATGAAGTTAAAAGTCCATAATATACAACCACAACAACAACCCAATTAACTCATAAGAACGAGACATATATTCCTAGTTTCTTATAATTGTTCTCCATATGCTCACCTGTTGTCAAACCAACAAGGATTTTCTTACTCAACAGAACTCCTTAACATGGTCTTTCCCAACGTACAAGTTTGTAACCTGATGAAAACAGATTTGTTAAGATTTTGAGTAGTAACTACAGCAAAAACTGAATTAGCACGTTTTTCCAGAGCAAGAAAGAAGTAGTTTTGAAACCCACCCGCTCATACATTCTGATCCATAGACCTCCAAAGAGGCATTGACGATGCAAGCCTCGCAACGCTCAAGAATCTTTCTCAGCTAGAATCCTAGAACCTAATAGAAGATTCTGACGTCGAGCGTTTTTTGATTCCGTAAGATCAACCTCAATTAGCATCGACAACAACTCGACTGCATCGAGACTGTAGAACTGGCAGCTAATGCGATTGAGAAAAATACATGAATCATAGATCTCCGTATGGTTGGTCATCTTCTCGTTGTTCGTGGCTTTTTGGTTTAACATTAGGAAGACAACGACAGGAGAATAAGAAATATGTTTAGGAAACTGGTATAATTAAAACGACATTGTACTAGGTCAGTGGCAGAGGATTGTAAATATTAGGGAAAAGTTAGGGTTAAGTACaaaatgtacttcagttttaatagtttagattactttataatttgtatgcataatttatattaataatattatattattttaattatacatatgattttaaatatgttatatctagtcgattttgttttttacaaTCGATTTAATTATCATTTGCATATATTGGATTGCATCGATTTCtctgaattcaactataatattttttattctaaatgtattaaaattttgattaattttcttatttgcatttaggttgGTTGTTgttttagatatgtaaatatattttaggaaGATTATGTAATATAACTTACGATATAATAtgcttaaataaaattaaaatagactaaaatgtctgattccaaattacataaattaatataacaaaaatattttgaagtttcatgcatatatataatttacaaaagATCTAAACtgtaacagttggttaatattctattttcatttgttaatatgttttgagtcatcccattatttatttttataaaacatattattttataataaaattatatattcttattgtagttaaaaatatgattttagatataatgaTGATTAGTCGagtcactcatgttgtgagtatattgagttacatatattctttcaaattcaaactaaagtataattatttttattatattattaagttaaatcaaattattattattttcgtttaaatgtgcatgtattttaataatatttatcaaattatatgttttttaaataaaaattagaaaataaaacgaTGATCAATAGTAAGTTACATACATAAGTAACTGATACAATTTTGGAAGCTCAttaacacatatcaatatttacaataattaaaatattttataaattctaaataattttatgtctTAGATTTATTGAAAGGTAAGctgaaatttattttcaataatataaaaatgagaattcacttttactttggtattttgattatggttatactaggtgttttgcccgcattTGCAAgcataattattttatacatacttATTAATAAATGTACTATTatttagagataaaaaaaattaaattcatactattttatgaatctttcaatttcttaatttttggaTAACTAcatcaatagtttttttttttaaatgttgttaTCTCTAaccaatttttattatattaatttataaaaaataatgtaattaattagaaaatatataattgttaataTAAAGTGATGTTATTAAATCAAATTCTTGGAATAATCAAAACCtataaaatctcaaaataaattaaaagcacAAGAATGTTAAACCGAACCCaaatttacatattatattaatcaaagtaaataaaattactGATATATGTATAATTGTATTGTGAAATACCCCACATAATAACTGAATAAACACTCAAACAAATCAACCATGTTGACAAAcaacattaatatataatgtataagATAAGAACATTTCCTATATATTGTTATTTCCATTTCCAGATGCTATAACAGAAAAAATAAGCAATAGtcaatctatatttttttaatttaaaattggtattgatattttcctataaaatagtatttatgtattataaaatatatatttgttatttgaaATGGTCTTTTAACTTTAAAACTTTAATAATTATAACTAACAATCATtttgaaatacattttttataaaaagaagaagaatcacatttttctttacatattattattttaaaaattttagtttaaacaaagtTATAATGCCTTGAAActcttgaaaaatataaatcaattttgttttatataaaactattttaatattatattataatgagaaatttaattattttatgtgtatatataataataattataaaaattaacaaataagaaataaagatgtagataaacacaaaataaatacatgtaattatattttatttttctaaacacgtttttcatttatgtttttgaGATAAGTtttgtattattaatttttaatcagttaaataatgaattatataattatttattatgatattaaaactttaatcagtcatattaaaattatttatttaaattaatgactcatcctaaaattatggagaGCATGAAAAACTAGCAAActcacttttcaaataatagtatagattaaactccacaaacataaaaaaagaaaatttaaaactaagtttaatattaagaaaacataaaattgtaataatgaaaaatataataaatctattaaagtatatagttttatgccatttaaaatattttgtaactattttatcAAAAGATGTTTATTGTTAAAATGATAGTTTTTAAATGTCTGttaaaaataagcagtaaacaaattgtgattgtatttgagaaatcatattatattaggaaaatataatttaggGGGATTTGCCAAACGTGattaaaaacttgattttgaatacaaaagtgtaccccaaattcattcaaatgcaaaagtaacctaaaagccaagtgaaattacaacagcccccttataaataaacaaaaaagttatatttagttttaccaTTATAATCCTCcgttagagaagacttctttgtaagtcttctcgttcagtagatcttaaaaataattttataattttataaaaaatattttggaaggtaaaaaattgaaatcatgtaataataaacatttctcaatgatgtaaattttgTTCATctgaaatttaattattttcaacatatatgagtgaatgtatattggctcatgagtcattggtttagggtttggtaacatatgttatagtattgtatgcatctttagggttagattctgaaattttaccttcatttttttctttttcaaattgaccCATATATGTTCAGTAgctatctaataacttgatttaaacactttctaagttttttttttatttaagaaaatgttttttgcatagttaattgattttagggTCTGGAAGACTCACAGAAGACTTAAAAAGATGTCTTCAGACACATCCCGCCAAAATTCTAGTAGAATTTATGGTTTCcgcctaaattttggaataatttcGGTTTTCcgcctaaatcaaagtcttccTTAAGTCTTCCGGGaatcttccataagtcttccatgAGTCTTTCATAAGTCTTCCAGGAGTCTTCCATAAGTattccagaagtcttccaaatAAAGTTTTCTCATagattagatcttaaaaataatttaaaatttttataaaaaatattttcatgggttaaaatttgaaatcatataataataaacatttttcaatgATGTAAACTTATTTtctctgaaattgaattattttcaacatagatgagtgaatgtagattggttcatgagtcattggtttagggtttggtaacatatgttatagtattgttggtatctttagggttttagatttttcctttttcaaattgacctatatatgtttagtaactatctaataatttgatttaaacactttctaagttttataagtttaaattttttttgcatagttatttgattttagggtctagaagactcacagaaaacttaaaaataagtcTTCCGACACATCCCGCCtaaatttaagtaaaatttagggttcccgcctaaattttggaataatttaggtttcccgcctaaatcaaagtcttccataagtccTCTATGACTCTTCCATGAGTCAtccataagtcttccagaagtcttctgagtcgaaaatatttaacctaattggaatttttgtttccatatataaagaaaatttgcacattctctttcttcctctcaaatgactgcaacaaaatgtaatgtttctcactctaaaactctccaacctctctctaatctctttgaacatcaaaacaccaaattttatatcCATTTCTCACTTTTTTAtgtcttctcactaatttatttctttttgcaggttttccattacatgattctcatctttcactctttcaaaggtagatctctaaattttggatatgaatttatgtgtgtgtttatatgttagattATTAAAAACTATAGATTCAAGATAgtgtgactgttttgtttattttgtaagcataaaattttcatttttgaagtttttctttgttttgaagtcatttgattgtttttgaatttgcagaTTTTTCCAAATCTGAGAAAATttgaaagacttctcagaagactctgAGAAAGAAGACACTCAGAAGCCTTATTAGAAaatcttctaatgcattttatgctagaagacttcccaagaagtcttcaggaagtcttccaaagtcttcaGGAATTCTTCTGAAGTCTTCTGCCTAAAGtggtataaattttggatatgtattttatgtgttttatatattagattctacaAAATTATAGATCCAACCTaatgtgactgttttgtttattatctaaaaatttatttttgaagtcttctctattttgaagtcatttgaatgcttttgaatatgcagatttttcatatctaagacatattttagaagacttctgggataattcttggaagactctcggaagactcgcgaaagactctcggaagactttcGGAATACTTCTTGGGAaatcttctaatgtattttatgctagaagacttcccacgaagtcttcggaaagtcttctaaagtcttctgcccaaagtggtacaaagaGATGATGTAAAGTGGAGTCAaagcttatctatgttgagGAATAATATCTAGCtgtataataattttgtttatggtctttttatgatttgtatgtttaatatttttttttgtgaattattttgtaaactttaagaGATGTCAATCAAAAgaatggtaaatatgttcatgttttgTCAAACGTACTTGACTTCATTAAAGTTATTGATCAacataccaaaaaatattttaatcattctaCCCACACATAACAATACACAACAACCCAAAAACTTAGTAAAATTTgctaaaactaagagagaagacttctcaagaaaccttagtcaaattcacaaaagatcaaaattgaattttaagtgaaagttcaaattttaaatctcatggaAGTTAAATATCATATCTTATGAGGAAGACAACACAAACACAGAACATCaacttaataaaacaaaatcatcggAGAAGTCTTCTACAAGTCTTCTATGAGGAAGAATTACTGAAGACTTCTTCgtttagctagaaacattattaaacatcaatgtttgtaacttcataattatcaccaattaaTTCATAAACTCGACTTAGTAatcccaatattgactaataaacatgaattagcaagaagatattaaaaattcattttaattttggataaatttgaagtttaataaagatttacgtAGAAAAATTCTTTTGAAGTCATCTATGGAAGACTTCAAAAGATGTCTACTTTGtgtagacttcaaaagaagtcttctatttaggtcatttttgcaattgcaaatttacaaaggaagacttcttaagaagtctactctacagaagacaaagtctactctacagaagacatctttagaagtcttcctttgtaaatactggcttacttttgaaattgaattttttcGAAATTTCCAGAGAAGTCTTCTAGGATAAACATGTTACTTTCGAATTTGACCGAAGTTAGTCAGAATTTTGACTTTTTGaagaagacttctagggaagtctacctggagaatacttcaaaagaagtgtttCTCTAAGTCTTCCGAAAGTCTTCTCAATGTCGCAAGAAGTCTgctgggttacttttgcaattgactatatttgaatttttgagagaagacttctttagaaaTCTTATCTCGCGGgcaaaggtttgaccagaacCCATAATTAAACTCGAGAAGACTTCTTCGccgaacagatctgaaaaataaaatgtagtttGCGATTCCATACCTTGAACTCGTGAGATGACTTGCGTGGTTTCTCCAATCACCCAGAACTTCACCACAACAACAACCTACTCGTTAATCACCAAGAATCATGAGCTTATGAACCTTACataatttgtaatcaaaatattcagtttttgatgtatttttagagaaagtgtaagatatgtggTTTGTAAAACTTTTATAGAAAGAGATTGATTgatttagagaataagagaacGAGATCAGATTGTAGAGAGTTTAGTGAAGAATCATCATGAACTCATAAGAACGAGAGAGAGACTGACTcaaaacattattatatttaaaaatgagagagtttacaatgtATAGGAAAGAATCCAAGGGTTTTGGA
This Brassica napus cultivar Da-Ae chromosome C6, Da-Ae, whole genome shotgun sequence DNA region includes the following protein-coding sequences:
- the LOC106423190 gene encoding uncharacterized protein LOC106423190, whose protein sequence is MSTGTDETMDRLFPKSLRKEMLRSTYVMFDAEDFSIPDPLLFKKNIVTAIEKEGYRGRIRINGYFGPKITIPQDLLDQYLEAGIYSKIFEGDRVARMNMMLLELLFWAMSHYPAGTNVLIITKNLKILEEHKVRDIIEALAVRDFYFAIEHPDTFYPPAACAESSELFIPIATRKRTLDG